From Nicotiana tabacum cultivar K326 chromosome 20, ASM71507v2, whole genome shotgun sequence, one genomic window encodes:
- the LOC142174364 gene encoding uncharacterized protein LOC142174364: MEDDYILTRFHHGGTFIEQPIPLYKGELDVFAVAIDKDHFSVVELSAYAKDLGYAVVEGFYCQKEKDGDFIKVFSDFQLYEFVKDLKHGDILDVYLRHGVSQPEVVEENVGLLCGAEVGGGGNDQFKARATPGSNTNTEEPIEPPTEPTHNAAEPPIEPPIEPTLNTEPTHNSSEPTVNAADGDEPPDHNVNEDGVQSDVESSESEEDVLPEEDDSDVDDELRSLRAERRSKRQGKQRKKPIATDEIPLGEAGIDRGFEDIGRNKTSRYVGKLGGDEQFIDSLEADSEDSTEELDPEAIPGVDIPARRRSTKVRYDPDCEVAIFELGMIFENAIEFRKALANYAIEYKVQIKLRPNEPHRVRAKCKSKRCKWVCYACIDRDSGDFKVKNYYPVHKCDTSNKNKLCTSKFVAKKFKDEITKQPHIRIWEIQELCRDKLGLYVGKTICYRAKLRVLRESMGDWNMEFARLCDYADMIKQTNPGSSCWVRMDSETEPGKNLFVYFYVCFDALKKGWLEGCRRIIGFDGCFLKGACKGELLVVVGKNGNQQMFPIAWAVVDQETKHSWSFFINYLKDDLQLGTGEGLTVMADMQKGFAAALNEVLPNAEFRMCARHIWSNWHKKWKGEERRKQFWRCSKSSYEVKFKEELEKMDKLGKDICRDLLYYPKMSWVRAYFEVHSKCDVVENNMCETFNSWILASRHKSIITMLEEIRRKIMTRQVDMLKFADTWISDISPMARLLLEDSKDLARKCTVLWNADVGFEIGEGLHKHVVNLTDKVCTCRAWQLRGIPCQHAVLAYYHINEEPEQAVEHWYKRDTFLKAYKYFIQPMTNMKMWPETNNPKIEPPKPKPMSGRPQRNRRKGKDEPKTKYGKLSKC; the protein is encoded by the exons ATGGAGGATGACTATATTTTAACTCGCTTTCACCATGGAGGTACATTTATCGAGCAACCTATCCCACTATACAAAGGGGAATTAGATGTTTTTGCTGTTGCTATCGATAAAGACCATTTTAGTGTTGTCGAGTTGTCTGCTTATGCTAAAGACCTTGGGTATGCAGTTGTCGAAGGGTTTTATTGTCAAAAGGAAAAAGATGGTGATTTTATCAAAGTCTTTTCTGATTTTCAGTTATATGAATTTGTGAAAGATTTAAAACATGGTGATATTTTGGATGTTTATTTGCGTCATGGTGTGAGTCAGCCTGAAGTAGTCGAAGAAAATGTTGGTCTTTTATGTGGGGCAGAAGTAGGTGGGGGTGGTAATGACCAATTTAAAGCTAGGGCAACACCTGGGAGTAATACAAATACTGAAGAACCTATTGAGCCGCCTACTGAACCAACTCACAATGCTGCTGAACCACCTATTGAGCCTCCTATTGAACCAACTTTGAATACTGAACCAACTCACAATTCTTCTGAACCAACTGTAAATGCTGCTGATGGAGATGAACCACCAGACCATAATGTTAATGAAGATGGAGTGCAATCAGATGTTGAGAGTAGTGAATCAGAAGAAGATGTTCTTCCAGAAGAAGATGATTCAGATGTTGATGATGAATTGAGATCTCTAAGGGCTGAAAGGAGGAGCAAGAGGCAGGGTAAGCAGAGGAAAAAACCAATTGCAACAGATGAGATACCACTAGGAGAAGCAGGTATTGACAGAGGATTTGAGGATATTGGAAGAAACAAGACTTCAAGATATGTAGGTAAATTAGGTGGTGATGAGCAGTTTATTGATAGTTTAGAGGCTGATAGTGAAGATAGCACAGAAGAGTTAGATCCTGAAGCTATTCCTGGTGTTGATATACCAGCAAGAAGGAGGAGTACAAAAGTCAGGTATGATCCTGATTGTGAAGTTGCTATATTTGAACTTGGGATGATTTTTGAGAATGCTATAGAGTTTCGGAAAGCATTAGCAAATTATGCAATTGAGTACAAGGTGCAGATTAAATTGAGACCAAATGAACCACATAGGGTGAGGGCTAAGTGTAAATCAAAGAGATGCAAATGGGTGTGTTATGCTTGTATTGATAGAGATTCAGGTGATTTTAAAGTAAAGAACTACTACCCAGTACACAAATGTGATACTTCAAACAAGAATAAGTTGTGCACTTCAAAGTTTGTTGCAAAGAAATTCAAAGATGAAATAACTAAGCAGCCCCACATAAGGATATGGGAAATACAGGAGTTGTGTAGGGACAAGCTAGGATTGTATGTTGGCAAGACAATTTGTTATAGGGCTAAACTGCGTGTTCTCAGAGAGTCCATGGGTGATTGGAATATGGAGTTTGCAAGGTTATGTGATTATGCTGATATGATAAAACAGACCAATCCTGGTAGCTCATGTTGGGTAAGGATGGACAGTGAAACTGAGCCAGGAAAAAATCTCTTTGTTTACTTTTATGTGTGCTTTGATGCATTGAAGAAAGGTTGGTTAGAAGGATGTAGGAGAATCATAGGTTTTGATGGTTGTTTCTTAAAGGGTGCTTGTAAAGGTGAGCTTCTAGTTGTTGTTGGCAAGAATGGAAATCAGCAAATGTTTCCTATAGCATGGGCAGTTGTGGACCAGGAGACAAAACATAGCTGGAGTTTTTTCATCAACTACTTGAAAGATGATTTGCAATTGGGAACTGGAGAAGGATTGACTGTGATGGCAGATATGCAAAAG GGATTTGCTGCAGCTTTGAATGAAGTTTTACCTAATGCTGAATTTAGGATGTGTGCCAGGCATATATGGTCTAATTGGCATAAGAAATGGAAAGGAGAGGAAAGGAGAAAACAGTTTTGGAGGTGCTCTAAATCTAGTTATGAAGTTAAGTTTAAAGAGGAGCTTGAGAAAATGGACAAACTTGGTAAGGATATTTGTAGGGATTTGTTatattatccaaaaatgtcatgGGTTAGAGCTTATTTTGAAGTGCATTCCAAGTGTgatgttgttgaaaataatatgtGTGAGACCTTTAATTCATGGATTTTAGCTTCTAGGCATAAATCAATTATAACTATGTTGGAGGAGATTAGAAGGAAAATAATGACTAGGCAAGTGGATATGTTGAAATTTGCTGATACTTGGATATCTGATATATCACCTATGGCAAGGCTATTGTTAGAGGATAGCAAAGACCTTGCTAGAAAATGTACTGTCCTTTGGAATGCTGATGTTGGATTTGAGATTGGAGAAGGGCTGCATAAGCATGTAGTTAATCTGACTGATAAGGTTTGCACTTGTAGAGCTTGGCAGTTGAGGGGTATTCCATGTCAACATGCTGTTCTTGCATACTATCACATAAACGAAGAACCTGAACAGGCAGTAGAGCATTGGTATAAGAGGGATACCTTCTTAAAAGCATACAAGTATTTCATCCAGCCTATGACAAATATGAAGATGTGGCCTGAAACCAACAATCCTAAGATAGAGCCTCCCAAACCTAAACCCATGTCTGGTAGACCTCAGAGGAACAGAAGAAAAGGCAAAGATGAACCAAAAACAAAATATGGAAAGTTGTCCAAGTGTTGA